Proteins encoded within one genomic window of Phototrophicus methaneseepsis:
- a CDS encoding thiolase family protein has translation MTDKNPREAVILGAARTPQGKFLGALAPLSAAELGQTAFKAAVERSGIDANNVNEVIVGNVISAGVGQALPRQISIGAGVPDTVGGVAVNKVCGSGLKSVMLAATAIKADEGDLFLAGGVESMSNAPYLDDHMRQGNKYGAVQLRDSLQTDGLWCSFEDWAMGNAAEFIGKQLEITREEMDEFAFRSHQLAHQATESGKFNAEIAPVTIQSRKGNVTITTDEPIRPDTSLEALASLRPAFEKDGQVTAGNAPGMNDGASAVVVASRAYAEQNGHQPIARIVAFGQAALDPKWIFYAPVKAIPVALQKAGWTVDDVDLFEINEAFASQVLADMRGLERDGYAVPMEKVNVHGGAIALGHPLGSSGSRVLVTLIHALQDRGLKRGVAALCLGGGEAVAMAVELE, from the coding sequence ATGACAGATAAAAATCCGCGCGAAGCGGTGATTTTAGGGGCAGCACGGACGCCCCAGGGTAAATTTCTGGGGGCACTGGCACCCTTAAGCGCCGCCGAATTGGGCCAGACAGCTTTTAAAGCCGCTGTTGAGCGCAGCGGCATTGATGCCAACAACGTCAACGAAGTCATCGTAGGCAATGTCATCAGCGCGGGCGTAGGCCAGGCTCTACCCCGTCAGATCAGCATCGGCGCGGGTGTACCGGATACAGTCGGCGGCGTGGCTGTGAACAAAGTCTGCGGCAGCGGCCTCAAGAGCGTGATGCTGGCAGCAACGGCTATCAAAGCTGATGAAGGCGACCTCTTCTTAGCAGGCGGCGTCGAGAGCATGAGCAACGCCCCCTATCTGGATGACCATATGCGCCAGGGCAATAAGTACGGCGCGGTGCAATTGCGCGATAGTTTGCAGACGGATGGCCTGTGGTGCAGCTTCGAAGACTGGGCAATGGGCAACGCTGCGGAATTCATCGGCAAGCAGCTAGAAATCACGCGCGAGGAAATGGATGAATTCGCCTTCCGCAGCCACCAACTGGCTCATCAAGCCACTGAAAGTGGCAAATTCAATGCGGAAATCGCCCCGGTGACGATTCAGTCGCGCAAAGGTAACGTCACAATCACAACAGATGAGCCTATCCGGCCAGATACTAGCCTAGAAGCACTTGCCAGCCTGCGCCCTGCCTTCGAAAAAGACGGGCAGGTTACGGCGGGCAATGCCCCCGGCATGAATGATGGCGCGTCGGCAGTGGTTGTCGCCAGCCGCGCTTACGCAGAGCAAAACGGGCATCAGCCTATTGCCCGGATTGTGGCCTTTGGGCAGGCGGCGCTGGACCCTAAATGGATATTCTACGCCCCCGTGAAGGCAATCCCTGTCGCGCTGCAAAAAGCAGGCTGGACCGTTGACGATGTCGATCTATTCGAGATCAATGAAGCATTTGCGTCCCAGGTCCTGGCAGATATGCGTGGCCTGGAACGTGACGGTTACGCGGTGCCAATGGAAAAAGTGAACGTACACGGCGGCGCAATCGCGCTGGGGCACCCATTGGGGAGCAGTGGCAGCCGCGTGCTGGTGACGCTCATCCACGCGCTGCAAGATCGCGGCCTCAAGCGTGGTGTCGCAGCCCTATGCCTGGGTGGTGGCGAGGCTGTCGCCATGGCTGTGGAACTGGAATAA
- a CDS encoding ArnT family glycosyltransferase, giving the protein MHIHTLKRRDWLTLLLILFVASLLRFGQPGIVEFYHDEAMLSTLAQQMAAGETFPLTGINSSTGIPNPPISVYIMVLPYLVTSDPQAATLFVMGLNVIGVGLLWLLGHRYFGQLAGLVAGLTYAVSPWAVLYSRKIWAQDFHTPFILLGLLLGLYGYWEASPRATGRAKKSQLIAQGLCLPILLLAMQIHFAAWALLPLYLLLLWQGRDRIRWRAFIASVVLSALVMLPYAVGLSQTLQEDPTRISAAAERSEAVQGLHFSLDALSDTAYLITGYGLETWIAPNQQSEMLAAVPSISLWWLIGVVTLLGIVRLLWQKNQRRYAAFVMIWAFLPPLALIPQWTPVYPHYFIASIPAYAVLAGLGVAWIARWVPLKRTGQAIILSAYVVILLTQAMWWRGALRYIDENGIEPPGFTVPLHDLRTIAHDLAAYDDVLVLSYGMSWSLHHESAVWPVLLRDTTTCVRTLMPEGYAVFPQGAFAVLVAPDAPAHPVNGLYTQGDSTSYPTRYGETPYMLYSFEQAPTWNGPTITDVDPISYDIGVNLTGYALAEGRIYLRWQLPASQEDINYQYSAQLFDAEERIGQADTVFWQQRHWCVGDTLITWAPMDQGDRADTLQVSLYRLGTGSQLGQFFNANVLDAAGVPAGQYAVIPLE; this is encoded by the coding sequence ATGCACATACACACTCTCAAGCGCCGAGATTGGCTTACCTTGCTGCTGATTCTGTTTGTGGCGAGCTTGTTACGCTTCGGCCAGCCAGGCATCGTCGAGTTTTATCACGATGAAGCGATGCTTTCGACGTTGGCACAACAAATGGCCGCTGGCGAAACCTTCCCACTGACGGGCATCAACTCCTCAACGGGCATCCCCAATCCGCCAATTAGTGTCTATATCATGGTACTGCCCTACCTCGTCACGAGCGACCCTCAGGCAGCAACGCTATTTGTCATGGGGCTGAATGTGATCGGCGTCGGGTTGCTATGGCTGTTAGGACACCGTTACTTCGGCCAATTAGCTGGGCTGGTTGCTGGGCTAACATATGCCGTCAGCCCCTGGGCCGTGCTCTACAGCCGCAAAATATGGGCGCAGGATTTCCATACGCCATTTATCTTGCTGGGTCTGCTACTCGGCCTTTATGGGTATTGGGAAGCGTCCCCGCGTGCCACAGGGCGTGCAAAGAAAAGCCAGTTGATCGCTCAAGGGCTCTGTTTGCCTATTTTACTGCTGGCAATGCAAATTCACTTCGCCGCGTGGGCTCTGCTGCCGCTCTATCTGTTGCTTCTGTGGCAAGGTCGGGATCGCATCCGCTGGCGAGCCTTCATTGCCAGCGTTGTGCTCAGCGCCCTGGTGATGCTGCCCTATGCCGTCGGCCTATCACAAACGCTGCAAGAAGACCCGACGCGCATCAGTGCCGCTGCTGAGCGGTCAGAAGCCGTGCAAGGCCTGCACTTCAGCCTGGACGCCCTATCTGATACGGCCTATCTCATCACAGGCTATGGCCTGGAAACATGGATTGCGCCAAATCAGCAGTCAGAAATGCTCGCCGCCGTGCCCTCTATCAGCCTGTGGTGGCTGATTGGTGTCGTAACATTGTTGGGGATTGTGCGGCTCTTGTGGCAGAAAAATCAGCGGCGTTACGCTGCCTTTGTGATGATCTGGGCCTTTTTGCCGCCGCTAGCCCTTATTCCCCAATGGACGCCCGTTTACCCGCATTATTTTATCGCCAGCATCCCGGCTTATGCCGTGCTGGCAGGACTTGGCGTGGCATGGATCGCACGATGGGTTCCCCTCAAGCGCACCGGGCAAGCCATCATTCTGTCCGCTTATGTGGTTATCTTGTTGACGCAAGCGATGTGGTGGCGCGGCGCACTCCGTTATATTGATGAGAACGGCATTGAGCCGCCCGGTTTCACGGTTCCACTGCATGATTTACGCACCATTGCGCATGACCTAGCCGCTTACGATGACGTGCTGGTGCTTAGCTATGGTATGTCCTGGTCACTGCACCATGAATCCGCGGTGTGGCCCGTGTTGCTGCGAGATACAACAACCTGTGTACGCACGCTGATGCCAGAAGGATATGCCGTGTTCCCACAAGGGGCCTTTGCTGTATTGGTCGCGCCAGACGCCCCCGCACACCCCGTCAATGGCTTATATACGCAGGGCGATAGCACTTCATACCCCACACGCTATGGCGAAACACCTTATATGCTCTATTCATTCGAGCAGGCCCCCACCTGGAACGGCCCCACTATCACAGACGTTGACCCTATTTCATATGACATTGGCGTGAACCTGACAGGTTATGCCCTCGCTGAAGGGCGCATCTACTTGCGATGGCAGCTCCCCGCCAGCCAGGAAGACATCAATTACCAGTACAGCGCACAGCTATTCGATGCGGAGGAACGTATTGGACAAGCGGATACAGTCTTCTGGCAGCAGCGACACTGGTGTGTCGGCGATACGCTCATCACGTGGGCACCTATGGACCAGGGCGATAGGGCTGATACATTGCAAGTGAGCCTGTACCGACTTGGAACAGGCTCACAACTGGGGCAATTCTTCAATGCAAATGTGTTGGATGCAGCAGGCGTGCCTGCCGGGCAGTATGCCGTTATCCCTCTTGAGTAG